The following coding sequences lie in one Arthrobacter sp. SLBN-122 genomic window:
- the purL gene encoding phosphoribosylformylglycinamidine synthase subunit PurL: MTTETTKKFNIDTVEHAAKTPDTELPWAELGLKQNEFDEIVKVLGRRPTGAELAMYSVMWSEHCSYKSSKNHLRQFGQKVTEEMKKDMLVGIGENAGVTNLGDGWAVTFKIESHNSPSFVEPYQGAATGIGGIVRDIISMGARPVAVMDPLRFGAIDHPDTARVMHGAVAGIGGYGNSLGLPNIGGEMVFDSVYQGNPLVNALAVGVMRHEDIRLANASGKGNKVVLFGARTGGDGIGGASVLASESFDDTKPSKRPAVQVGDPFAEKVLIECCLELFKGSLVEGIQDLGAAGISCATSELASNGDGGMQVELTSVLLRDPTLTPGEILMSESQERMMAVVTPENVEAFEAVMDKWAVEYSWLGEVTDTGRLIITWEGDVIVDVDPRTVAHDGPVYDRPFARPEWQDSVQADTFTGSVQDAGRPAAPAELAAAVTELVASPNMCSKSWITNQYDRYVGGNTSMAFPDDAGVVRVDEETGLGVALATDANGRYTYLDPYHGAQLALAEAYRNVATAGAIPMAVSDCLNFGSPEDPDVMWQLAEAIRGLSDACMVLGIPVTGGNVSLYNQTGTTPIHPSPVVAVLGKLDDVARRTPSGWREDGQAIYLLGTTDAELDGSEWANMRGHLGGQPPQVDLEAERALGEILINASRDGMIDSAHDLSEGGLAAALVESSLRYGVGARIALQDVMDRDGVDLFTALFSESQGRAVVGVPRSEEVRFTDMCTARGFAHTRIGVVDAASGKLEINGVEALSLDALREAHEGTLPKYFG; the protein is encoded by the coding sequence GTGACCACGGAAACCACCAAGAAGTTCAACATCGACACCGTCGAGCACGCGGCGAAGACCCCGGACACCGAACTGCCCTGGGCCGAGCTCGGCCTGAAGCAGAACGAGTTCGACGAGATCGTCAAGGTCCTGGGCCGCCGCCCCACCGGCGCCGAGCTGGCCATGTACTCCGTCATGTGGAGCGAGCACTGCTCCTACAAGTCCTCCAAGAACCACCTGCGCCAGTTCGGCCAGAAGGTCACCGAGGAAATGAAGAAGGACATGCTGGTGGGCATCGGCGAAAACGCCGGCGTGACCAACCTGGGGGACGGCTGGGCCGTGACCTTCAAGATCGAATCGCACAACTCGCCGTCGTTCGTTGAGCCCTACCAGGGTGCGGCAACCGGCATTGGCGGCATTGTCCGGGACATCATCTCGATGGGCGCCCGCCCCGTGGCCGTGATGGACCCGCTGCGCTTCGGCGCCATCGACCACCCGGACACCGCCCGCGTCATGCACGGCGCCGTTGCAGGCATCGGTGGCTACGGCAACTCGCTGGGCCTGCCGAACATCGGCGGCGAGATGGTGTTCGACTCCGTCTACCAGGGCAACCCGCTGGTCAACGCCCTGGCTGTCGGCGTCATGCGCCACGAGGACATCCGCCTGGCCAACGCCTCCGGCAAGGGCAACAAAGTGGTCCTGTTCGGTGCGCGTACCGGCGGCGACGGCATCGGCGGCGCCTCGGTGCTGGCCTCCGAGTCCTTCGACGACACCAAGCCCTCCAAGCGCCCCGCCGTCCAGGTGGGCGACCCGTTCGCCGAGAAGGTCCTCATCGAATGCTGCCTCGAGCTCTTCAAGGGGTCGCTGGTGGAAGGCATCCAGGACCTCGGCGCGGCAGGCATCTCCTGTGCCACGTCCGAGCTCGCCTCCAACGGCGACGGCGGCATGCAGGTTGAGCTCACCTCCGTCCTGCTGCGCGACCCCACCCTGACACCGGGCGAAATCCTGATGTCCGAGTCGCAGGAACGCATGATGGCCGTTGTCACGCCGGAGAACGTGGAAGCGTTCGAGGCCGTGATGGACAAGTGGGCCGTGGAGTACTCCTGGCTCGGCGAGGTCACTGACACCGGCCGCCTGATCATCACCTGGGAAGGCGACGTGATTGTCGACGTCGATCCCCGCACCGTGGCGCACGACGGTCCGGTCTACGACCGCCCGTTTGCCCGTCCCGAGTGGCAGGATTCCGTCCAGGCTGACACCTTCACCGGGTCCGTCCAGGATGCCGGGCGTCCGGCCGCTCCGGCTGAGCTCGCTGCCGCTGTGACTGAACTCGTGGCATCGCCGAACATGTGCTCCAAGTCCTGGATCACCAACCAGTACGACCGGTACGTGGGCGGCAATACCTCCATGGCATTCCCGGACGACGCCGGCGTGGTCCGCGTGGACGAGGAAACCGGGCTGGGCGTTGCCCTGGCCACGGACGCCAATGGCCGCTACACCTACCTCGATCCGTACCACGGCGCACAGCTGGCACTGGCCGAGGCCTACCGCAACGTCGCCACCGCAGGCGCCATCCCCATGGCTGTCAGCGACTGCCTGAACTTCGGCTCCCCCGAGGATCCGGACGTCATGTGGCAGCTCGCGGAGGCCATCCGCGGCCTGTCCGACGCCTGCATGGTGCTGGGCATCCCGGTCACCGGCGGCAACGTCTCGCTCTACAACCAGACGGGCACCACGCCGATCCACCCCTCCCCCGTGGTGGCGGTCCTGGGCAAGCTCGACGACGTCGCGCGCCGCACGCCGTCGGGCTGGCGTGAGGACGGCCAGGCCATCTACCTCCTGGGCACCACGGATGCCGAGCTGGACGGTTCCGAATGGGCCAACATGCGCGGACACTTGGGCGGCCAGCCGCCCCAGGTGGACCTCGAAGCCGAACGCGCGCTGGGTGAGATCCTGATCAACGCATCCCGCGACGGCATGATCGACTCCGCGCACGACCTCTCCGAAGGCGGCCTCGCGGCCGCGCTGGTGGAGTCCTCGCTGCGCTACGGCGTGGGTGCCCGCATCGCGCTGCAGGATGTCATGGACCGGGACGGCGTGGACCTGTTCACGGCGCTCTTCTCCGAGTCGCAGGGCCGCGCCGTTGTGGGCGTCCCGCGCTCCGAGGAGGTCCGCTTCACGGACATGTGCACTGCCCGCGGCTTCGCCCACACCCGCATCGGCGTGGTGGATGCAGCCAGCGGCAAACTGGAAATCAACGGCGTGGAGGCCCTGTCCCTGGACGCCCTCCGCGAAGCCCACGAAGGGACGCTGCCGAAATACTTCGGCTGA
- a CDS encoding 3-methyladenine DNA glycosylase, whose amino-acid sequence MCWVLPVEPLKPLAAEDALAREEAHIRRVSRYADPYLARRSAGQKHPVEDFLFTYYTQKPGQLKRWHPGAGAVLTGGQAAARLGWKHYRMLDDGELASLGLAAGSTAVTFDRPAFLADRKEAMDFAGIILRGTAARPAQFGCFGLHEWAMVYRQDKFDLRHEYLQLRLGAAGTDRVVEDNRIRCTHFDAFRFYTPDAIPLNEHSPSRDTQRHLEQPGCLHANMDLYKWAYKLLPALSSELVMDCFELSWRIRAMDMQASPYDLADWGYPAIPIETPQGKAAYVEHQRAFASEAGILRERLAAELGALADRVPQ is encoded by the coding sequence ATGTGCTGGGTGCTGCCGGTGGAGCCTCTTAAGCCCCTGGCGGCGGAGGACGCGTTGGCGCGGGAAGAAGCCCACATCCGGCGCGTCAGCCGCTACGCCGACCCCTACCTGGCCCGGCGCTCGGCGGGGCAGAAACACCCGGTGGAGGACTTCCTCTTCACCTATTACACCCAGAAGCCAGGCCAGCTGAAGCGCTGGCACCCCGGTGCCGGAGCGGTCCTCACAGGCGGACAGGCAGCCGCCCGACTGGGGTGGAAGCACTACCGGATGCTCGACGACGGCGAACTTGCCTCCCTGGGGCTGGCTGCGGGAAGCACCGCGGTCACCTTCGACCGGCCCGCCTTCCTTGCCGACCGCAAGGAGGCCATGGACTTCGCCGGTATCATCCTCCGCGGGACGGCGGCCAGGCCGGCGCAGTTCGGCTGCTTTGGCCTCCACGAGTGGGCCATGGTGTACCGCCAGGACAAGTTCGACCTACGCCACGAGTATCTGCAGCTGCGCCTGGGAGCGGCCGGCACGGACCGGGTGGTGGAGGACAACAGGATCCGCTGTACCCATTTCGACGCGTTCCGCTTCTACACCCCGGACGCCATCCCACTCAACGAGCACTCCCCCAGCAGGGACACGCAGCGCCACCTGGAGCAGCCGGGCTGCCTGCACGCCAACATGGACCTTTACAAGTGGGCGTACAAGCTGCTGCCGGCGCTGTCCAGCGAACTGGTCATGGACTGCTTTGAACTCTCCTGGCGGATCAGGGCAATGGATATGCAGGCCTCCCCTTACGACCTCGCCGATTGGGGCTACCCCGCCATCCCCATCGAGACGCCCCAGGGCAAGGCAGCTTATGTCGAGCACCAGCGGGCATTCGCCTCGGAAGCGGGGATCCTCCGGGAGCGCCTTGCCGCGGAACTCGGGGCCCTGGCAGACCGGGTGCCACAGTGA
- a CDS encoding MarR family winged helix-turn-helix transcriptional regulator: MRTTTAETDKAGPAAAEPGEVQDEDLLLEHQLCFALTVAARSVVGAYKPVLEKLNLTHPQYLVMLCLWEDSPRTVRNISESLAQEPATISPLLRRLEAAELITRRRADGNERALAVELTPKGAALRQQALQVPGTMMDRLGLTRDQVTELHATMMGLIAATSQ, from the coding sequence ATGCGCACCACGACAGCAGAAACGGACAAGGCGGGGCCTGCCGCAGCAGAGCCGGGTGAAGTCCAGGACGAAGACCTGCTGCTGGAACACCAGCTCTGCTTTGCCCTTACAGTCGCTGCCCGAAGCGTGGTGGGGGCCTATAAGCCGGTGCTTGAGAAACTCAACCTCACCCATCCGCAGTACCTGGTGATGCTCTGCCTGTGGGAAGACAGCCCGCGGACGGTGCGGAACATCAGCGAGTCCCTCGCCCAGGAGCCGGCCACCATATCCCCGCTGCTCCGCAGACTGGAGGCAGCGGAGTTGATCACGCGGCGCCGCGCGGACGGAAACGAGCGTGCACTCGCCGTCGAACTGACGCCCAAAGGTGCGGCATTACGGCAGCAGGCCCTGCAGGTGCCGGGGACCATGATGGATCGGCTGGGGCTGACCCGGGACCAGGTCACGGAGCTGCACGCAACCATGATGGGCCTGATCGCCGCCACGTCCCAGTGA
- a CDS encoding serine protease inhibitor → MIDLTITIREDPDGPEHVFRLVAADGTPAAGTTLPGPGAALAALERFGEDIFFPKPGPPKLCTQQYGGPQVAVVTGTFHGRPVNSTFTRTDGCEIARWKAMGPLLGGTAT, encoded by the coding sequence GTGATCGACCTGACCATCACGATCCGGGAGGACCCCGACGGGCCTGAGCATGTGTTCCGGCTTGTGGCCGCGGACGGCACTCCCGCCGCCGGAACCACACTTCCCGGGCCCGGGGCCGCCCTGGCCGCCTTGGAGCGGTTCGGTGAGGACATCTTTTTCCCGAAACCGGGCCCGCCCAAACTGTGCACCCAGCAGTACGGCGGCCCGCAGGTTGCGGTGGTTACCGGCACCTTCCATGGCCGCCCCGTCAACTCGACCTTCACCCGCACCGACGGATGCGAGATCGCACGGTGGAAGGCCATGGGCCCTCTGCTGGGCGGTACGGCCACCTAG
- a CDS encoding aspartate kinase: MSTPTTEVHNATQPQAAPAAGAVTKQLIVQKFGGSSVADADGIKRVAKRVVDAQEAGNEVVVVVSAMGDTTDELLDLAAQVTDSAPAREMDMLLSAGERISMALLAMAINKLGASAQSFTGSQAGMITDGIHGKARIIDVDPHRIRTALDKGNIAIVAGFQGMSRTTNEITTLGRGGSDTTAVALAAALEADVCEIYTDVDGIFTADPRVVPSAQKIDTISSEEMLELAASGAKILHLRCVEYARRFGVPLHVRSSFSQHEGTWVIPSADDKITTQEGVALEQPIISGVAHDRSEAKVTVVGVPDIPGKAAAIFQVIADAHSNIDMIVQNVSTHGTGKTDISFTLPIVEGADALAALHAAQDQIGFETIEYNEQIGKLSLIGAGMRSHPGVSATFFKALSDAGININMISTSEIRISVVTHADLLDEAVRVIHKAFDLDTESEATVYGGTGR, encoded by the coding sequence ATGAGTACGCCCACTACCGAAGTGCACAACGCAACGCAGCCGCAGGCCGCCCCCGCCGCCGGCGCGGTGACCAAACAGCTCATCGTGCAGAAATTCGGGGGCTCCTCGGTGGCAGACGCTGACGGGATCAAGCGCGTGGCAAAGCGGGTGGTTGATGCCCAGGAAGCCGGCAACGAGGTTGTAGTGGTGGTCTCGGCCATGGGCGACACCACCGATGAGCTCCTGGACCTTGCTGCGCAGGTGACCGACTCCGCCCCCGCCCGCGAAATGGACATGCTCCTTTCGGCCGGTGAGCGTATTTCCATGGCTCTGCTGGCCATGGCCATCAACAAGCTCGGCGCCTCCGCCCAGTCCTTTACCGGATCGCAGGCAGGCATGATCACCGACGGTATCCACGGCAAGGCCCGGATTATCGACGTCGACCCGCACCGCATCCGCACCGCCCTGGACAAGGGCAACATCGCTATCGTGGCGGGCTTCCAAGGCATGAGCCGGACCACCAACGAAATCACCACGTTGGGCCGCGGCGGTTCTGACACCACGGCAGTGGCGCTGGCGGCAGCCCTCGAGGCCGACGTCTGCGAGATCTACACCGACGTGGACGGCATCTTCACCGCCGATCCGCGCGTGGTGCCGTCAGCCCAGAAGATCGACACCATCTCCAGCGAAGAGATGCTGGAACTCGCCGCATCAGGGGCCAAGATCCTCCACCTGCGCTGCGTGGAATACGCCCGCCGGTTCGGCGTCCCCCTGCACGTCCGTTCCTCATTCAGCCAGCATGAAGGCACCTGGGTCATCCCCAGCGCCGACGACAAGATCACCACTCAAGAGGGAGTTGCCTTGGAGCAGCCAATCATCTCCGGCGTTGCGCATGACCGTTCCGAAGCGAAGGTCACCGTGGTCGGCGTCCCGGACATCCCCGGCAAGGCCGCCGCGATCTTCCAGGTCATCGCCGACGCACACTCCAACATCGACATGATCGTCCAGAACGTTTCCACCCACGGCACGGGCAAGACCGACATCTCCTTCACCCTGCCCATCGTCGAAGGCGCAGACGCCTTGGCCGCCCTTCATGCAGCCCAGGACCAAATTGGCTTCGAGACCATCGAATACAACGAGCAGATTGGCAAGCTCTCCCTGATCGGCGCCGGAATGCGTTCCCACCCGGGAGTCTCCGCCACCTTCTTCAAGGCGCTGTCCGACGCCGGCATCAACATCAACATGATCTCCACCTCCGAGATCCGCATCTCCGTGGTGACGCACGCCGACCTGCTGGATGAGGCCGTGCGCGTGATCCACAAGGCGTTCGACCTGGACACCGAAAGCGAAGCGACCGTCTACGGCGGCACCGGCCGCTAG
- a CDS encoding DUF503 domain-containing protein, producing the protein MWIGWSEFDILLGDVHSLKEKRSVVRPLLAELKRRFEVSVAEVGDHSQYRRTQLGVGLVAADRRHLVEVLAAVERFVAGRPEIELLSVRQRELHSED; encoded by the coding sequence ATGTGGATTGGGTGGAGTGAGTTCGACATCCTCCTGGGCGACGTGCACAGCCTGAAGGAGAAACGCTCGGTAGTGCGGCCCCTCCTGGCTGAGCTCAAACGCCGCTTTGAGGTCTCCGTGGCCGAGGTGGGGGACCACAGCCAGTACCGGCGTACCCAGCTCGGTGTTGGGCTGGTGGCAGCCGACCGCCGGCACCTCGTGGAGGTGCTGGCCGCTGTCGAACGCTTCGTGGCGGGCAGGCCGGAGATCGAACTGCTCAGCGTCCGCCAGCGCGAGCTTCACAGCGAGGACTAA
- the purS gene encoding phosphoribosylformylglycinamidine synthase subunit PurS: MPRIVVDVMPKPEILDPQGKAIVGALPRLGFTSFSSVRQGKRFELTVDGEVTEDILAQARDAAATLLSNPVIEDVVNVEVVEA; encoded by the coding sequence ATGCCCCGGATCGTTGTTGACGTCATGCCCAAGCCCGAGATTCTGGACCCGCAGGGGAAGGCTATTGTCGGTGCTCTCCCCCGCCTGGGCTTCACCAGTTTCAGCTCTGTCCGCCAGGGCAAGCGTTTTGAACTGACGGTCGACGGCGAGGTGACCGAGGATATCCTGGCCCAGGCCCGTGATGCCGCAGCGACCCTCCTGTCCAACCCGGTGATCGAGGACGTCGTCAACGTCGAGGTCGTCGAGGCCTGA
- a CDS encoding SSI family serine proteinase inhibitor, translating into MRNFRMLAAVLAVGAGLISGCSGTPDNGASASTAPPSSSTGSSPAASATPSPDTETSVAAPAPATSQPSAGPGQGNAELAITVVPSQGAAELDYTLVCASGTPAAESSHPNAAAACAALKANPGILSPTEPGTSRPCTQQYGGPQKAAVTGMVDGVAVESSFARSNGCEISAWDAAKDVLGAAGGAS; encoded by the coding sequence ATGCGTAATTTCCGCATGCTCGCAGCGGTCCTGGCGGTTGGCGCCGGGCTGATTTCCGGTTGCAGCGGCACTCCTGACAATGGCGCATCGGCCTCAACTGCGCCTCCTTCCTCATCCACAGGAAGTTCACCTGCCGCCTCTGCCACTCCCTCCCCCGACACCGAAACCTCGGTAGCGGCACCCGCTCCCGCCACGTCGCAGCCAAGTGCCGGCCCCGGGCAGGGAAACGCGGAACTCGCCATCACGGTGGTGCCGTCCCAGGGCGCGGCCGAACTCGATTACACGCTGGTCTGCGCCTCCGGCACCCCGGCCGCGGAAAGCAGCCACCCCAACGCGGCCGCGGCCTGCGCAGCCCTGAAGGCCAACCCGGGCATCCTGTCACCAACGGAGCCCGGAACGTCCCGGCCGTGCACCCAGCAGTACGGGGGCCCACAAAAAGCCGCGGTCACGGGCATGGTGGACGGTGTAGCGGTGGAATCCTCCTTTGCGCGGAGCAACGGATGCGAAATCAGCGCCTGGGATGCTGCCAAGGATGTGCTGGGTGCTGCCGGTGGAGCCTCTTAA
- a CDS encoding S8 family serine peptidase produces MKSTGKSPSRAGGLRKAAALAVGLPLLLSSLAVGPASAAPGGQGAENASSTAKDTQFKDGRYIVVLAGPAAAAYEGGVAGLGATKPQQGRKLDAGSPNYQAYDAHLRKQQRDVAAAQGISPAKQYTAALNGFTAQLTATQAAALSKDSRVLVVAPDVENKPDYTTTDFLKLTGPDGAWAKQFGGQANAGKGVVVGVIDSGYAPDNPFLQGEPVKPLKGDPQVGVPYRTGDGRIAMLKADGSTFEGECQKGQGTGASFDGSLCNSKVIGARYFADSFLQYVAPGNRAPQEQISPVDVGSHGTHTATTAAGNANVEQVIDGASFGKSSGVAPAAKVSVYKICWEDTNPDTGGCYSSASVEAVDAAIKDGVDVLNYSISGNNNSTTDPVALAFLNAAAAGVFVSASAGNSGPAASTVNHASPWLTTVAASTFPSDLVGTVKVSDGSLYRGASIMKSEVADKPAVLAAAAAAPGAANPNLCGPGTLDAAKVAGKVVVCDRGVIDRTAKSQEVLDKGGVGMILVNLTSSSEDADNHVVPTVHVNAPNSLELKSKLEANPALTVSLVKGDLTGLPPAAAPQIAGFSSRGPTLASGGDLLKPDISAPGVNVLAGVSTIGNDGDQFGFMSGTSMAAPHIAGFAALVLSKQPKWTPAMVKSAMMTTAYPLVNADGSPNTDPFQGGAGHIDSTRVLDPGLVYDSGIQDWLGFLNGQGVETGAPQAGSIAARDLNLPSIALGSLVGEVQVKRKVTALVPGMYHPEVNMPGFNVNVEPKALNFAKAGQTREVTVTIRNASAPVGKFSTGSLTWKGPRTVTSPIAVRPVDAQIAPSFSFSSATGTGSGSMELVSGSDSPIAVGVEGLAPLSQTAITKTPGEYSPTNDAHNAVLQVKVPAGASFARLGIQAQSNDVDWDMVVYAPNASGGLTPTQVATASASEFLDLESPRAGTYYVVANLYATPDNGPATASVQAVTFAGDAGNLTVDPNPIVAPNGTATSATLSWAGLQEGSYLSRLSLGSNGIKTWVNVQVGQGPAPAPADAPQLDLAQAVPGT; encoded by the coding sequence GTGAAATCAACTGGAAAGAGCCCCTCGCGGGCTGGGGGACTCCGGAAGGCGGCCGCGCTGGCTGTCGGGTTGCCCCTTCTCCTTAGCTCCCTGGCAGTGGGTCCCGCGTCCGCGGCACCCGGCGGCCAGGGTGCGGAGAACGCCTCCTCCACCGCAAAGGACACTCAATTCAAGGACGGCCGGTACATCGTGGTACTCGCTGGTCCCGCTGCTGCGGCGTACGAAGGGGGAGTTGCCGGACTGGGAGCCACGAAGCCACAGCAGGGCAGGAAGCTCGACGCCGGCAGTCCCAACTACCAGGCCTACGATGCCCACCTGCGCAAGCAGCAGCGTGACGTCGCAGCGGCCCAGGGCATCAGCCCCGCCAAGCAGTACACCGCGGCCCTGAACGGGTTCACTGCCCAGTTGACCGCGACGCAGGCGGCAGCCCTGTCCAAGGACAGCCGCGTCCTGGTGGTGGCGCCCGACGTCGAAAACAAGCCTGACTACACCACCACGGACTTCCTCAAACTCACCGGTCCGGACGGCGCGTGGGCCAAGCAGTTCGGTGGGCAGGCCAATGCCGGCAAGGGCGTTGTTGTAGGCGTCATCGACTCCGGTTACGCCCCGGACAACCCATTCCTGCAGGGCGAACCGGTGAAGCCGCTGAAGGGTGATCCCCAGGTGGGCGTTCCCTACCGCACCGGCGACGGCAGGATTGCCATGCTCAAGGCGGACGGCAGCACCTTCGAAGGCGAATGCCAAAAAGGCCAGGGCACCGGAGCCTCATTTGACGGCTCGCTCTGCAATTCGAAGGTCATCGGTGCCCGCTACTTCGCCGATTCCTTCCTGCAGTACGTCGCACCCGGCAACCGGGCACCGCAAGAGCAGATTTCCCCGGTGGATGTTGGCAGCCACGGCACCCACACCGCCACCACGGCAGCCGGCAACGCCAACGTCGAGCAGGTGATCGACGGAGCCAGCTTCGGAAAGAGCTCCGGCGTTGCCCCTGCCGCCAAAGTCTCTGTGTACAAAATCTGCTGGGAGGACACCAACCCGGACACCGGCGGCTGCTACTCCTCAGCCTCAGTTGAAGCCGTGGACGCAGCCATCAAGGACGGCGTCGATGTCCTGAACTACTCCATCTCCGGCAACAACAACAGCACCACCGACCCCGTGGCGCTGGCATTCCTCAACGCTGCCGCCGCCGGTGTCTTCGTTTCGGCCTCGGCCGGCAACTCCGGTCCTGCAGCCTCCACCGTGAACCATGCCTCACCCTGGCTGACCACGGTGGCTGCTTCCACCTTCCCCAGCGACCTGGTGGGAACCGTCAAGGTCTCCGACGGATCGCTGTACCGGGGTGCTTCCATCATGAAGTCCGAAGTGGCGGACAAGCCCGCCGTCCTCGCTGCGGCCGCCGCAGCCCCGGGCGCTGCCAACCCCAACCTTTGCGGCCCGGGTACCCTCGATGCCGCGAAGGTGGCCGGCAAGGTTGTGGTCTGCGACCGCGGCGTCATCGACCGGACCGCCAAGAGCCAGGAAGTCCTGGACAAGGGCGGTGTGGGCATGATCCTGGTGAACCTCACCAGCAGCTCGGAGGACGCCGACAACCACGTTGTCCCCACCGTCCACGTCAACGCCCCCAATAGCCTGGAACTGAAGTCCAAGCTGGAAGCCAACCCGGCGCTCACTGTCAGCCTGGTCAAGGGCGACCTGACCGGCCTGCCTCCGGCCGCGGCACCGCAGATCGCAGGGTTCTCTTCCCGCGGCCCCACCCTGGCATCCGGCGGTGACCTGCTCAAGCCTGATATTTCCGCTCCGGGCGTCAATGTCCTGGCGGGTGTCTCCACGATCGGCAACGACGGTGACCAGTTCGGATTCATGTCCGGCACCTCCATGGCCGCACCGCACATCGCCGGTTTCGCTGCCCTGGTCCTCAGCAAGCAGCCCAAGTGGACCCCTGCGATGGTGAAGTCCGCCATGATGACTACCGCCTACCCGCTGGTCAATGCCGATGGTTCGCCCAACACCGACCCGTTCCAGGGCGGAGCCGGCCACATTGATTCCACCCGCGTCCTTGATCCCGGACTGGTTTACGACTCGGGAATCCAGGATTGGCTGGGCTTCCTGAACGGCCAGGGTGTTGAAACGGGTGCCCCGCAGGCGGGCAGCATTGCCGCCCGCGACCTCAACCTGCCTTCCATCGCGCTGGGCAGCCTGGTGGGAGAAGTACAGGTGAAGCGCAAGGTCACTGCACTGGTGCCGGGGATGTACCACCCCGAGGTGAACATGCCGGGCTTCAACGTCAACGTCGAACCCAAGGCGCTGAATTTCGCCAAGGCCGGCCAGACGCGTGAAGTGACCGTCACCATCCGGAACGCCAGCGCACCGGTGGGCAAGTTCAGCACGGGAAGCCTCACTTGGAAGGGGCCCCGGACGGTGACGTCACCCATCGCCGTCCGGCCGGTTGATGCCCAGATTGCCCCGTCGTTCTCCTTCAGCTCGGCCACAGGCACCGGCAGCGGCTCCATGGAGCTCGTTTCCGGCTCCGACAGCCCTATCGCTGTCGGCGTGGAGGGCCTGGCGCCGCTGAGCCAGACCGCCATCACCAAGACCCCGGGCGAGTACTCACCCACGAACGACGCGCACAACGCCGTGCTCCAGGTCAAGGTGCCGGCCGGTGCCTCGTTTGCGCGGCTGGGTATCCAGGCGCAGTCGAACGACGTCGACTGGGACATGGTGGTTTACGCACCGAACGCGTCGGGCGGGCTGACCCCCACCCAGGTGGCGACGGCATCGGCCAGTGAATTCCTGGACCTGGAATCGCCGCGGGCCGGCACCTACTATGTGGTGGCCAATCTGTACGCCACGCCGGACAACGGCCCGGCCACCGCTTCGGTCCAGGCTGTGACCTTCGCCGGCGACGCGGGCAACCTTACCGTGGACCCCAACCCCATCGTGGCGCCGAATGGAACCGCCACCTCGGCGACGCTGAGCTGGGCGGGACTCCAGGAGGGGTCCTATCTCTCCCGGTTGAGCCTTGGCAGCAACGGCATCAAAACCTGGGTGAACGTTCAGGTGGGTCAGGGACCGGCCCCCGCTCCGGCCGACGCTCCGCAGCTTGACCTGGCCCAGGCGGTACCCGGAACCTGA
- the purQ gene encoding phosphoribosylformylglycinamidine synthase subunit PurQ, producing MTELPLIGEAVAVAAEPRLAGARIGVVTFPGTLDDRDAARAVRLAGGTAVELWHGDSELGDVDAVVIPGGFSYGDYLRAGAIARFAPLMSKIIDAANSDAKLPVLGICNGFQILTESHLLPGSMIKNDHLKFLCRDQVLRVENSNTAWTLDYQAGQEITIPLKNQDGQYIADEKTLDALEAEGRVVFRYVGFNPNGSRRDIAGISNAAGNVVGLMPHPEHAVEPGFGPESLDGIGGSDTDGLGFFTSVLNNIVGGDK from the coding sequence ATGACTGAACTTCCCCTGATCGGCGAAGCCGTCGCCGTCGCCGCGGAGCCGCGCCTCGCCGGCGCCCGGATCGGCGTCGTCACCTTCCCCGGCACTCTTGACGACCGCGACGCTGCCCGCGCCGTCCGCCTCGCCGGCGGCACCGCCGTCGAGCTCTGGCATGGTGACAGCGAACTCGGTGACGTGGACGCCGTCGTCATCCCCGGCGGTTTCTCCTACGGCGACTACCTGCGCGCCGGTGCCATTGCCCGCTTTGCGCCGCTGATGTCCAAGATCATCGACGCCGCCAACTCCGACGCCAAGCTGCCCGTCCTGGGCATCTGCAACGGCTTCCAGATCCTCACCGAATCGCACCTGCTGCCCGGTTCGATGATCAAGAACGACCACCTGAAGTTCCTTTGCCGCGACCAGGTGCTGCGCGTCGAGAACAGCAACACGGCGTGGACGCTGGACTACCAGGCGGGACAGGAGATCACCATCCCGCTGAAGAACCAGGACGGCCAGTACATCGCGGACGAGAAGACCCTTGACGCCCTGGAGGCAGAGGGCCGCGTGGTGTTCCGCTACGTCGGCTTCAACCCCAACGGTTCCCGCCGCGACATCGCCGGCATCTCCAACGCCGCCGGCAACGTGGTGGGCCTCATGCCGCACCCGGAGCACGCCGTGGAACCCGGCTTCGGCCCCGAATCGCTGGACGGCATCGGCGGTTCCGACACCGACGGACTGGGTTTCTTCACCTCCGTACTGAACAACATTGTGGGAGGCGACAAGTGA